The genomic interval AGTTGCCTCGCGGGTATTGAACGGTTTTTTTAAATCAGGATTTCAATCACCCGCTTCGGTGTTTGGAGAGAAACTGCTGGAATCTTTTGAAGTTGAGATAATTGATTTATGATAACACCGCTCCCGGGGCCCTCGTCCTGGTGTATCGGCAGGTACTTTCTCAGATCCGGAAGACCAAATGTAATCTCGCCGTCACCACCGTAAGTGGTTCCCAGCAGTCGAAAAAGAAAATGGTTGTCGGCAATGGGAAGCAGCTTTCCGTCACAGAACAACCATCCATCGGGAGCGGATTTTCC from Dyadobacter sp. NIV53 carries:
- a CDS encoding tail fiber protein — translated: MAYPYVGEIRMYAGKSAPDGWLFCDGKLLPIADNHFLFRLLGTTYGGDGEITFGLPDLRKYLPIHQDEGPGSGVIINQLSQLQKIPAVSLQTPKRVIEILI